One Microbacterium trichothecenolyticum DNA window includes the following coding sequences:
- a CDS encoding alpha/beta hydrolase family protein, translated as MHRHATDVRVYGAHPDQWLRANGDPAASVCICFVHGGYWRPRYTAQLMEPLMDRLTDDPAVATVNIEYRREGDAEAMQNDVRSALRLTRELFPRAMRVVVGHSAGGHLALVTADEVELVVALAAVTDLTGGYAAGIGSGAVAALLGGSPTERPAAYAAATPRPPAVPALLVHGADDAAVPVSHSRGFARSAEAAGAPVEYRECAHLDHMLLIDPDGPHWPDTWAWVDRHVTDSRKERP; from the coding sequence ATGCACCGCCACGCCACCGACGTCCGGGTCTACGGCGCCCACCCCGACCAGTGGCTGCGCGCGAACGGTGACCCCGCGGCATCCGTCTGCATCTGCTTCGTTCACGGCGGCTACTGGCGACCCCGCTACACCGCGCAGCTCATGGAGCCGTTGATGGACCGACTCACGGACGACCCCGCCGTCGCGACGGTCAACATCGAATACCGGCGCGAGGGCGACGCCGAGGCCATGCAGAACGACGTGCGCTCCGCTCTGCGTCTGACGCGCGAGCTCTTTCCGCGCGCGATGCGCGTGGTCGTGGGACATTCCGCGGGAGGGCATCTCGCGCTCGTGACGGCGGACGAGGTCGAGCTGGTCGTGGCCCTCGCGGCGGTGACCGACCTCACCGGCGGGTACGCGGCGGGCATCGGCTCGGGGGCCGTCGCCGCGCTCCTGGGCGGGTCTCCGACCGAGCGTCCCGCCGCGTATGCCGCGGCCACCCCGCGCCCGCCCGCCGTTCCGGCCCTGCTCGTCCACGGCGCCGACGACGCGGCCGTGCCCGTGAGCCACTCCCGCGGCTTCGCACGCTCCGCCGAGGCCGCCGGCGCGCCGGTCGAGTACCGGGAGTGCGCCCACCTCGATCACATGCTCCTCATCGACCCCGACGGCCCGCATTGGCCCGACACCTGGGCCTGGGTCGACCGACACGTCACCGACTCCCGAAAGGAGCGCCCATGA
- a CDS encoding gamma carbonic anhydrase family protein → MSVAADASILALPDATPTVSDDAFVASGARVIGDVTLGAGSSVWYNAVLRGDSAAIVVGDRSNVQDNVSVHVDRGRPVRIGSDVSIGHNAVVHGCTIGDGSLIGMGSVILSGAEIGAGCLVAGGAVVLEGTVVPAGSLVAGVPAKVRRALTDEERAGIRRNAETYLAHSARHSGARAVEDGGGFRGED, encoded by the coding sequence ATGAGCGTCGCCGCGGATGCCTCGATCCTGGCCCTCCCGGATGCGACCCCGACCGTGTCGGACGACGCGTTCGTGGCATCCGGGGCCCGTGTGATCGGCGACGTCACCCTGGGGGCCGGCTCGAGCGTCTGGTACAACGCTGTCCTGCGCGGCGACAGCGCGGCGATCGTCGTCGGTGACCGGTCGAACGTGCAGGACAACGTCTCGGTGCACGTGGACCGGGGCCGGCCGGTGAGGATCGGCTCCGACGTCTCGATCGGACACAACGCGGTCGTCCACGGGTGCACCATCGGCGACGGCTCGCTGATCGGCATGGGAAGCGTCATCCTGTCCGGTGCGGAGATCGGAGCCGGATGCCTCGTCGCCGGGGGCGCGGTGGTGCTCGAGGGAACGGTGGTCCCGGCGGGCTCTCTCGTGGCCGGGGTCCCCGCCAAAGTGCGCCGCGCGCTCACCGACGAGGAGCGCGCGGGCATCCGCCGCAACGCCGAGACCTACCTCGCGCACTCCGCACGGCACAGCGGTGCCCGCGCGGTGGAGGACGGCGGGGGGTTCCGCGGGGAGGACTGA
- a CDS encoding APC family permease, with product MTHSSSTPPPGTIAGPTRLRGSLGIPAITLLVIAAAAPLTVIGGVLPVGLLIGDGVGFPTMFLVSALILVVFAIGMTRMSSEVPHASSFFGFIAHGLGRIPGTVAAWLAILCYSTVQFAVFAYLGGTISSSLALVGLPTVPWWIITLISVAIVGVLGYRHIELSSRVLSVVLLAEMSIVLVLAVAVIIRGGAEGISLAPFTPSAFLSGSPALGLMFAIASFIGFESTVVFRHEARDPDRTIGRATLTAAIVIGIFYAIGSWAIVMAWGPSAVVAVTAEDPTTLLARTTDHYLGPIGSFVITLLLFGSMFASVLGLHTVLARYLHAMAGAGLVPRRLRSVHPKHGSPHVAAVVQALSAVVLVVVGIIAGTDPALLFAWFAGVGTFIIVVLMLATSAGVVVYFATHRTNANPWSVYVAPIVSGVALLVTVVLIGVNFPLLVGDTDATGEPVWGALSIALVALVVVVAVIAIGQALYLRARRPDTYRGIVAALDATGDSASDAPSAETSEAGA from the coding sequence GTGACGCATTCATCTTCCACTCCGCCGCCCGGCACAATTGCCGGCCCCACGCGCCTTCGGGGGAGCCTCGGCATCCCCGCCATCACGCTGCTGGTCATCGCCGCCGCCGCGCCGCTCACGGTCATCGGCGGTGTGCTGCCGGTGGGTCTTCTCATCGGTGACGGCGTCGGCTTCCCCACGATGTTCCTCGTCTCGGCGCTCATCCTCGTCGTGTTCGCGATCGGGATGACGCGCATGAGCAGCGAAGTCCCGCACGCGTCGTCGTTCTTCGGGTTCATCGCCCACGGCCTCGGGCGCATCCCCGGCACCGTCGCCGCGTGGCTCGCCATCCTCTGCTACTCGACCGTGCAGTTCGCCGTCTTCGCGTACCTCGGCGGAACCATCAGCTCGAGCCTCGCGCTGGTGGGCCTGCCGACGGTTCCCTGGTGGATCATCACCTTGATCTCCGTCGCGATCGTGGGCGTGCTCGGGTACCGGCACATCGAGCTGAGCTCGCGCGTGCTCAGCGTCGTCCTTCTCGCCGAGATGTCGATTGTGCTGGTGCTCGCCGTCGCGGTGATCATCCGCGGGGGAGCAGAGGGCATCTCGCTCGCCCCCTTCACACCGTCCGCCTTCCTCTCCGGCTCACCGGCGCTGGGACTGATGTTCGCAATCGCCAGCTTCATCGGCTTCGAGTCCACCGTGGTCTTCCGGCACGAGGCGAGAGACCCCGATCGCACGATCGGCCGGGCCACGTTGACGGCCGCCATCGTGATCGGCATCTTCTACGCGATCGGCTCGTGGGCGATCGTCATGGCGTGGGGTCCGTCGGCGGTCGTCGCCGTGACGGCCGAAGATCCGACGACGCTCCTCGCCCGCACGACCGACCACTATCTCGGCCCGATCGGCTCGTTCGTCATCACACTCCTGCTTTTCGGCAGCATGTTCGCCAGTGTCCTGGGGCTGCACACCGTGCTCGCGCGCTACCTGCACGCGATGGCGGGAGCCGGTCTCGTGCCCCGGCGGTTGCGCTCTGTCCACCCGAAGCACGGTTCTCCGCACGTCGCCGCCGTGGTGCAGGCCCTGAGCGCCGTCGTGCTCGTCGTGGTCGGCATCATCGCGGGTACGGACCCCGCACTGCTGTTCGCCTGGTTCGCCGGCGTCGGCACGTTCATCATCGTGGTGCTCATGCTCGCCACCTCCGCCGGGGTCGTCGTGTACTTCGCCACGCATCGCACGAACGCCAACCCCTGGTCGGTGTACGTCGCGCCGATCGTGTCCGGCGTCGCGCTGCTCGTGACGGTGGTGCTCATCGGCGTCAACTTCCCGCTCCTGGTGGGAGACACGGATGCCACGGGCGAGCCCGTGTGGGGCGCGCTCAGCATCGCGTTGGTCGCTCTCGTCGTCGTCGTCGCGGTCATCGCGATCGGGCAGGCCCTGTACTTGCGGGCGCGCCGCCCCGACACGTACCGCGGGATCGTCGCCGCTCTCGACGCGACGGGCGACTCGGCAAGCGACGCGCCCTCCGCCGAGACGAGCGAGGCGGGAGCATGA
- a CDS encoding gamma-glutamyl-gamma-aminobutyrate hydrolase family protein, with the protein MSADRPLIGVTGRRVSVRDIGGPRGFHDATADTYYSEYARAVALAGGIPVHLPLQTDAADLMEHLDGLLLTGGDDVDPTLYGSHAGATTTVVDPLRDASELELLSAARSKGVAVLGICRGLQLINVAHGGSLIADLPLSEGCAHASYAYPRAYRRHEVSFAPGSRAHDAYRADTLVNSFHHQAADRLGAGLVATGWAPDGIVEALESSTEPILAVQWHPECFGRDPAFDWLVSESSARSTRSIQNRTLTS; encoded by the coding sequence ATGAGCGCCGACCGACCCCTCATCGGCGTCACGGGTCGACGGGTCTCGGTGCGCGACATCGGCGGACCCCGCGGATTCCACGACGCCACGGCGGACACCTATTACAGCGAGTACGCGCGGGCTGTCGCCCTCGCGGGTGGAATCCCCGTCCACCTGCCGCTGCAGACCGACGCCGCGGACCTGATGGAACACCTCGACGGGCTGCTGCTCACCGGCGGTGACGACGTCGACCCCACGCTGTACGGTTCCCACGCCGGTGCGACCACGACGGTCGTCGACCCGCTGCGCGACGCCAGCGAGCTGGAGCTGCTGTCCGCCGCCCGGTCGAAAGGGGTAGCCGTCCTCGGCATCTGCCGCGGGCTCCAGCTCATCAACGTCGCGCACGGCGGGTCGCTCATCGCCGATCTGCCGCTGTCGGAGGGCTGCGCGCATGCCTCCTACGCCTATCCGCGCGCCTACCGGCGCCACGAGGTCTCGTTCGCTCCGGGCAGCCGGGCCCACGACGCCTACCGCGCAGACACGCTCGTCAACTCCTTCCACCACCAGGCCGCCGACCGGCTCGGCGCCGGACTCGTCGCGACCGGATGGGCACCCGACGGCATCGTCGAGGCGCTCGAGTCGTCGACCGAGCCCATCCTGGCCGTGCAATGGCATCCCGAATGCTTCGGTCGCGACCCGGCCTTCGACTGGCTCGTCTCCGAAAGCTCCGCACGCTCCACCCGCTCCATCCAGAACAGGACCCTCACATCATGA
- a CDS encoding SDR family NAD(P)-dependent oxidoreductase encodes MSFTHHGKVALITGAGSGIGRETALRLAAEGARIAVADISADAADETVALIRAQHGEALPLVFDVRDREAIARGVQIVVDVYGGLDYLVNNAGVVTKHSFETLTEEAWDFVVDVNLKGQFLVSQVAAPVLARSGGGAIVNLSTLEATVVVTSGTTAQPHYNASKGGVPMLTKALAVELAAQGTRVNCVAPGPIATNFFDLDAVTSEEGQAFMNQRLLIKRVGRPADIAAAVSFLLSDDASFITGIQLPVDGGWLTR; translated from the coding sequence ATGAGCTTCACCCACCACGGAAAGGTCGCCCTCATCACCGGGGCGGGCTCCGGCATCGGTCGCGAGACGGCTCTGCGTCTCGCCGCGGAAGGTGCCCGCATCGCGGTCGCCGACATCTCGGCGGATGCCGCGGACGAGACCGTCGCGCTCATTCGCGCGCAGCACGGCGAAGCGCTACCGCTCGTGTTCGATGTCCGCGATCGGGAGGCCATCGCGCGGGGGGTGCAGATCGTCGTCGATGTCTACGGTGGTCTCGACTACCTCGTGAACAACGCGGGCGTCGTGACGAAGCACTCGTTCGAGACGTTGACCGAAGAGGCGTGGGACTTCGTCGTCGACGTGAACCTGAAGGGCCAGTTCCTCGTCTCGCAGGTCGCGGCCCCCGTCCTCGCGCGGAGCGGCGGCGGCGCCATCGTCAATCTGTCCACGCTCGAGGCGACGGTCGTCGTCACCTCCGGCACCACGGCACAGCCGCACTACAACGCGAGCAAGGGCGGCGTTCCGATGCTGACGAAGGCTCTCGCGGTCGAACTGGCCGCGCAGGGCACGCGCGTGAACTGCGTCGCGCCCGGTCCGATCGCGACGAACTTCTTCGATCTGGATGCCGTGACCTCCGAGGAGGGGCAGGCGTTCATGAACCAGCGGCTTCTCATCAAGCGTGTCGGTCGACCGGCCGACATCGCCGCCGCCGTGTCGTTCCTGCTCTCGGATGACGCATCCTTCATCACCGGCATCCAGCTCCCCGTCGACGGAGGGTGGCTGACGCGATGA
- a CDS encoding glutamine synthetase family protein, translated as MNDYLLAPEELVELGITTVIIATPDLQGRLVGRRVPVENFPRVIEDGIEICTCAYSWDLEQSLALIEANKFALCSMHNGLPDISLKVDLGTLRRAAWLDNVAVCFADPWDPRAEEFLPISPRTILRTQIDRLSGLGLRAQTGTELEFYLFLNEPRALRKSGFRDLDPTTLIPSDFMIHEGNGYEWFFQKLRADLAASGIEMEAAQSEWGTGQWEMTFRYQDPLEMADRHALYKLAVRDSAAAAGMSATFMAKPLNAGQPGSSCHVHLSVVDDERAPVFWSDADEHHLSPVMRQSMAGVLAHVDELLALYAPTVNSYRRTNSADVAGWGSTWSIENRTTSVRVVGHRPRDRRFEFRLPGADTNPYLTLAGLLASVRDGIENARELPPRTEGNGYDTPLASGTPRHLGEAATAFAASAFTAQEFGAEVVAHMAVLLHDEWNQFLGAVSDWDLHRYFDRI; from the coding sequence ATGAATGACTACCTGCTCGCCCCCGAAGAGCTCGTCGAGCTCGGCATCACCACCGTCATCATCGCCACGCCCGACCTGCAGGGACGGCTCGTTGGCCGGCGCGTTCCGGTCGAGAACTTCCCGCGCGTGATCGAGGATGGCATCGAGATCTGCACGTGCGCGTACTCGTGGGATCTCGAGCAATCGCTCGCCCTCATCGAGGCGAACAAGTTCGCGCTGTGCAGCATGCACAACGGTTTGCCCGACATCTCGCTCAAGGTCGACCTCGGTACGCTCCGGCGCGCAGCCTGGCTCGACAACGTCGCGGTGTGTTTCGCCGACCCGTGGGACCCGCGGGCGGAGGAGTTCCTTCCGATCTCGCCCCGTACGATCCTGCGCACACAGATCGACCGCCTGTCCGGGCTGGGCCTGCGTGCCCAGACGGGCACGGAACTGGAGTTCTACCTCTTCCTCAACGAGCCGCGTGCGCTGCGGAAGTCGGGGTTCCGCGACCTCGATCCGACGACCCTGATTCCCTCGGACTTCATGATCCACGAGGGCAACGGATACGAGTGGTTCTTCCAGAAGCTCCGCGCCGACCTCGCGGCATCCGGTATCGAGATGGAGGCGGCGCAGTCGGAGTGGGGGACGGGGCAGTGGGAGATGACCTTCCGCTACCAGGACCCGCTCGAGATGGCCGACCGGCACGCGTTGTACAAGCTCGCGGTTCGTGACTCGGCTGCTGCCGCGGGCATGTCGGCCACGTTCATGGCCAAGCCGTTGAACGCGGGTCAGCCCGGGTCGTCCTGCCACGTCCACCTGTCGGTCGTGGATGACGAGCGCGCACCGGTGTTCTGGAGCGACGCCGACGAGCATCACCTGTCGCCCGTGATGCGCCAGAGCATGGCCGGCGTGCTGGCGCACGTCGACGAGCTGCTCGCGCTCTACGCCCCGACGGTGAACTCGTATCGTCGGACGAACTCGGCGGACGTCGCCGGGTGGGGGTCGACGTGGAGCATCGAGAACCGGACGACGTCGGTGCGGGTCGTGGGGCATCGTCCGCGTGACCGCCGCTTCGAGTTCCGCCTGCCCGGTGCCGACACCAACCCGTACCTCACGCTGGCGGGTTTGCTCGCCTCCGTTCGTGACGGGATCGAGAACGCTCGCGAGTTGCCGCCGCGCACAGAGGGCAACGGGTACGACACGCCCCTGGCATCCGGCACTCCGCGCCACCTCGGCGAAGCGGCGACGGCGTTCGCCGCCTCCGCCTTCACGGCGCAGGAGTTCGGCGCCGAGGTCGTCGCCCACATGGCCGTGCTGTTGCACGACGAGTGGAACCAGTTCCTCGGTGCCGTCAGCGATTGGGACCTCCATCGCTACTTCGATCGGATCTGA
- a CDS encoding aldehyde dehydrogenase family protein — protein sequence MVTESTLSPVALPLAHTWIAGRGTSSAGDDVIALDDPNTGAPMADARESSIAQVAEAVDAAARTHETGAWRRRALADRVEALRLFADGLDARAERIATLDALSSGVPVRFTRLFAGSLGDTVRRASALALEAGEERALEAGGRDVRLQRVPWGPVALLLPWNAPAAVAVKKMAYALVAGNPVVLKPSPVAPWSIQLVMEAAIEAGIEPGALNVVLGGTAVGSALVDDPRVRVIALTGSTETGRAVARSAASRMARLRLELGSNNPAIVLADADLALTATALADGMTKLNGQWCEAPRRVYVPRSAIGELVDRLREGLGEREAGSSLDERSTYGPLAFRGRLEAVRSAVEALRAESGEVLSVGEMPSAGWFHAPTLVVGADASEGECFGPVLTIQEVADEGEAIARASHGSIGLAGYVFGERDRALRVGERLTAGEVKINGTSLLDLADDSAQSFFGDSGVGGHGDRDVLDFYSGVRVIGEDLLDPPM from the coding sequence GTGGTCACGGAATCGACGCTCTCGCCGGTCGCGCTTCCGCTGGCGCACACGTGGATCGCCGGTCGCGGTACGTCGTCTGCGGGGGATGACGTCATCGCCCTCGACGATCCGAACACCGGCGCGCCGATGGCCGACGCCCGCGAATCCTCGATCGCACAGGTGGCCGAAGCGGTGGACGCCGCCGCGCGCACGCACGAAACGGGTGCGTGGCGTCGGCGCGCACTCGCCGATCGCGTCGAGGCGTTGCGGCTCTTCGCCGACGGTCTCGACGCGCGGGCGGAGCGCATCGCGACGTTGGACGCCCTCAGCAGCGGCGTTCCGGTGCGCTTCACGCGGTTGTTCGCGGGCTCGCTCGGCGACACCGTGCGGCGCGCGAGCGCCCTCGCCCTCGAGGCGGGGGAGGAGCGCGCGCTCGAGGCGGGGGGCCGCGACGTGCGGCTGCAGCGGGTGCCGTGGGGACCGGTGGCGCTGCTCCTGCCGTGGAACGCGCCCGCCGCCGTCGCGGTGAAGAAGATGGCCTACGCCCTCGTCGCGGGCAATCCGGTCGTGCTCAAACCCTCGCCCGTCGCGCCCTGGAGCATCCAGCTCGTCATGGAGGCGGCGATCGAGGCCGGCATCGAGCCGGGCGCGCTGAACGTCGTCTTGGGCGGCACCGCCGTCGGCTCGGCGCTCGTCGACGACCCTCGTGTGCGGGTGATCGCGCTCACCGGGTCGACGGAGACGGGGCGCGCCGTCGCCCGCTCGGCGGCTTCGCGGATGGCGCGGCTACGGCTCGAGCTCGGGTCGAACAACCCCGCGATCGTGCTGGCGGATGCCGACCTGGCGCTCACGGCGACGGCTCTCGCCGACGGCATGACCAAGCTCAACGGACAGTGGTGCGAGGCGCCACGGCGCGTCTACGTGCCCCGATCCGCGATCGGCGAGCTCGTCGACCGGCTCCGGGAGGGCCTCGGCGAGCGGGAGGCGGGGTCGTCGTTGGACGAGCGATCGACGTACGGGCCGCTCGCCTTCCGTGGACGTCTCGAGGCGGTGCGCTCCGCCGTCGAGGCGTTGCGGGCCGAGAGCGGTGAGGTGCTGTCGGTCGGTGAGATGCCCTCCGCGGGATGGTTCCACGCCCCCACTCTCGTCGTCGGAGCCGATGCTTCCGAGGGGGAGTGCTTCGGGCCGGTGCTCACGATCCAGGAGGTCGCCGACGAGGGCGAGGCGATCGCGCGCGCGTCACACGGGTCGATCGGTCTCGCCGGCTACGTCTTCGGTGAGCGCGATCGCGCGTTGCGCGTGGGAGAGCGCCTGACCGCGGGGGAGGTGAAGATCAACGGCACGAGCCTGCTCGACCTGGCCGACGACTCGGCGCAGTCGTTCTTCGGCGACAGCGGCGTGGGCGGTCATGGCGACCGGGACGTGCTCGACTTCTACTCCGGCGTCCGCGTCATCGGGGAAGACCTGCTCGACCCGCCGATGTGA
- a CDS encoding FadR/GntR family transcriptional regulator has protein sequence MPHTRRVVDASQFPPLRPVPGYLAVVDFVRREISLGRLLPGDRLPAERRLAEQLGVARETLRQALRVLEGGGFLSIERGANGGAVILADVVDDAVLRSELRTRKDSLVQLIEYRAEIESSAARLAATKRTDADVDAMRAAQAELSGAEDKDVSRSADTAFHLAVATAAGNPFLLQAVEDARATMFFPVDLATFEFVKETSHRGHEAVLRAIADRDPDAAAAAMREHVEQTRVDLMALIDAE, from the coding sequence ATGCCGCACACGCGTCGAGTGGTCGATGCTTCGCAGTTCCCGCCGCTGCGCCCGGTTCCGGGGTACCTTGCCGTGGTCGACTTCGTGCGCCGCGAGATCTCGCTCGGTCGTCTCCTCCCCGGCGACCGGTTGCCGGCCGAGCGGCGCCTTGCGGAGCAGCTGGGCGTGGCGCGCGAGACGCTGCGGCAGGCCCTGCGGGTGCTCGAGGGCGGTGGCTTCCTCTCGATCGAGCGTGGCGCCAACGGCGGGGCCGTGATCCTGGCGGACGTCGTGGACGACGCCGTCCTGCGCAGCGAGCTGCGCACGCGCAAGGATTCGCTCGTGCAGCTGATCGAGTACCGCGCCGAGATCGAGTCCTCGGCCGCGCGTCTCGCCGCGACCAAGCGGACGGATGCCGATGTGGATGCCATGCGTGCCGCGCAGGCGGAGCTGTCGGGCGCCGAAGACAAGGACGTCTCCCGGAGCGCCGACACCGCGTTCCATCTCGCGGTCGCGACCGCCGCGGGCAACCCGTTCCTGCTCCAGGCCGTCGAGGATGCCCGAGCGACGATGTTCTTCCCCGTCGATCTGGCCACGTTCGAGTTCGTCAAGGAGACGAGCCACCGCGGCCACGAGGCGGTGCTGCGCGCGATCGCGGATCGCGATCCGGATGCCGCTGCGGCGGCGATGCGCGAGCACGTCGAGCAGACGCGCGTCGACCTGATGGCCCTGATCGACGCGGAGTGA
- a CDS encoding acetolactate synthase small subunit, with product MTSPFALLLVTMDADPATLGRVLGVLRQRNLRVVSATITTEDDRGRSWLTVHVDLGPLTMNMACKALNRVVGVHRVIGADTTATGELAVGRELAVLTATASMELFSLLVTSGARHARLLSRTRDELTIELTGTSSEIDATLARIGSEAIRQLARSGPVLLRAQAARAARAPERARRHRTA from the coding sequence ATGACCTCGCCGTTCGCACTGCTTCTCGTGACGATGGATGCCGACCCGGCAACTCTCGGCCGCGTCTTGGGCGTACTGCGTCAGCGCAACCTGCGTGTCGTCTCGGCGACGATCACGACCGAGGACGACCGCGGCAGGTCGTGGCTCACCGTGCACGTCGATCTCGGTCCGCTCACGATGAATATGGCGTGCAAGGCACTGAACCGCGTGGTCGGCGTGCACCGCGTGATCGGCGCCGATACGACGGCCACCGGTGAGCTCGCCGTCGGGCGTGAACTGGCCGTGCTCACGGCCACGGCCTCGATGGAGCTCTTCTCCCTCCTGGTGACTTCCGGCGCACGCCACGCGCGGCTGTTGAGTCGCACGCGCGACGAACTCACGATCGAGCTGACGGGAACGTCGTCCGAGATCGACGCCACCCTGGCGAGGATCGGAAGCGAGGCGATCCGCCAACTCGCGCGGTCCGGCCCGGTCCTCCTCCGCGCCCAAGCCGCTCGAGCCGCTCGGGCACCCGAGCGGGCACGCCGGCACCGGACCGCGTGA
- a CDS encoding alpha-keto acid decarboxylase family protein encodes MDAHASLSVGRYLAHRLLQIGAAHVFGLPGDFNLTLLDEMVAVDGLHWAGSTNELNAAYAADGYARVGRRCGALVTTFGVGELSAVNGIAGSYAEDVPVLHIVGMPSTSARASRTPLHHTFLDGDVDRFVRIAREVAVACEVLRPDDAAQQIDDVVTAMLTHRRPAYLGIPLDLAGWNVDADRLRVPLRAPSSDPAAVDAFRIALRARLATAADLTVLAGARVHRQGLEATVAALADHPGVRIASQTGAKALLDEDHPASLGTYLGAVTRSDETRDAVDDADPLVLIGAVFSDFTTGFFTQRYDAASAIQIDPDSARIAHAVYPGVRMADAVAVLTEETARRGFPPVFDPSRLTSERPGTEAARALGEPLTHAVLWPAVQRWLQPGTTVIAEAGTSFYGAVDLVLPPRSDLLGQPVWSSIGYTLPAALGAALARPEHRPVLFIGDGSAQLTIQELGALLDVDARPVVFVLDNAGYTVERLIQSPDAVYQDIRAWDWEALPPALGARRTATFAATTDAELRDVLAALEHETGPALVRLVLDARDAPRLLLALTAGISATNTH; translated from the coding sequence ATGGACGCACACGCTTCACTCTCCGTCGGACGCTATCTCGCGCACCGCCTGCTCCAGATCGGGGCCGCTCACGTCTTCGGACTCCCCGGTGACTTCAACCTCACGCTCCTCGACGAGATGGTCGCCGTGGACGGCCTGCACTGGGCCGGCTCGACGAACGAGCTCAACGCGGCTTACGCGGCCGACGGGTATGCGCGCGTCGGACGACGGTGCGGCGCGCTCGTGACGACGTTCGGCGTCGGGGAGCTCTCCGCGGTGAACGGCATCGCGGGCAGCTACGCGGAGGACGTACCCGTGCTCCACATCGTCGGCATGCCCTCCACCAGCGCTCGCGCGTCGCGCACGCCCCTGCACCACACGTTTCTCGATGGCGACGTCGATCGATTCGTGCGCATCGCTCGCGAAGTGGCCGTCGCCTGCGAGGTGCTGCGTCCCGACGATGCCGCGCAGCAGATCGACGACGTCGTGACCGCGATGCTGACCCACCGTCGTCCCGCCTACCTCGGCATCCCGCTGGATCTGGCGGGATGGAATGTGGATGCCGACAGGCTCCGCGTGCCGCTGCGCGCGCCGTCGAGCGACCCGGCGGCCGTCGACGCGTTCCGTATCGCCTTACGCGCCCGACTCGCGACGGCCGCCGACCTCACGGTCCTGGCCGGAGCCCGCGTGCACCGCCAGGGACTCGAGGCCACGGTCGCCGCGCTTGCCGATCACCCCGGCGTGCGCATCGCGTCGCAGACGGGCGCGAAGGCACTCCTCGACGAAGATCACCCCGCGAGCCTCGGTACGTACCTGGGTGCCGTCACGCGGAGCGACGAGACGCGCGATGCCGTCGACGATGCGGATCCGCTCGTGCTCATCGGAGCCGTCTTCAGCGACTTCACGACCGGCTTCTTCACGCAGCGGTACGACGCGGCATCCGCGATCCAGATCGACCCCGACAGCGCCCGCATCGCCCATGCCGTGTATCCCGGTGTGCGAATGGCGGATGCCGTCGCCGTGCTCACCGAGGAGACGGCGCGACGAGGCTTCCCGCCCGTTTTCGACCCCTCGCGGCTCACCTCGGAGAGGCCGGGGACCGAAGCGGCGCGTGCACTCGGCGAGCCGCTGACGCACGCCGTCCTGTGGCCCGCGGTCCAGCGCTGGCTTCAGCCGGGGACGACGGTGATCGCGGAGGCGGGGACGTCGTTCTACGGCGCGGTCGACCTGGTGCTGCCGCCGCGCAGCGACCTGCTCGGACAACCTGTCTGGTCGTCGATCGGTTACACGCTCCCCGCGGCCCTGGGTGCCGCGCTCGCCCGCCCCGAGCACCGGCCCGTGCTCTTCATCGGCGACGGCTCGGCGCAGCTGACGATCCAGGAGCTCGGTGCGCTGCTCGACGTCGATGCGCGCCCTGTGGTGTTCGTCCTCGACAACGCCGGCTACACGGTCGAGCGCCTCATCCAGAGCCCCGACGCGGTGTACCAGGACATCCGCGCCTGGGACTGGGAGGCGCTTCCCCCGGCCCTCGGCGCGCGCCGCACGGCGACGTTCGCGGCGACGACGGATGCCGAACTGCGCGACGTGCTGGCGGCACTGGAGCATGAAACGGGTCCCGCTCTCGTGCGACTTGTGCTCGACGCCCGCGACGCGCCGCGGCTGCTTCTCGCCCTGACCGCCGGGATCTCCGCGACGAACACGCACTGA
- a CDS encoding Lrp/AsnC family transcriptional regulator, whose product MARRVLHALDREPRATVGWLSETLGIARGTVQARLGALFETDVLRPPSTTARPASLGYSLRAYVTAAVAQSEFDNAMRALRHIPEVIECVAVAGTDDLVLQVVARDADDLYRIGQLVLRCPGIRRTATSLVLQELIPYRMAQLLV is encoded by the coding sequence ATGGCACGACGGGTTCTGCACGCGCTGGACCGCGAGCCTCGTGCGACCGTGGGTTGGTTGTCCGAGACGCTCGGTATCGCGCGCGGCACCGTGCAGGCCCGCCTCGGGGCGTTGTTCGAGACCGACGTCCTGCGCCCGCCGAGCACGACCGCGCGTCCGGCCAGCCTCGGGTACAGCCTCCGCGCCTACGTGACCGCGGCCGTCGCGCAGAGTGAGTTCGACAACGCGATGCGGGCGCTCCGGCACATCCCGGAGGTGATCGAGTGCGTCGCGGTGGCGGGGACGGACGACCTCGTGCTGCAGGTCGTCGCACGCGATGCCGACGACCTCTACCGCATCGGCCAACTCGTTCTGCGGTGCCCCGGCATTCGGCGGACAGCCACGTCGCTGGTCCTGCAGGAGCTGATCCCGTATCGCATGGCCCAGCTGCTCGTGTGA